In one window of Plasmodium berghei ANKA genome assembly, chromosome: 14 DNA:
- a CDS encoding NIMA related kinase 1, putative: MPSKYDDGENRLNEYEVIKKIGNGRFGEVFLVKHKRTQEFFCWKAISYRGLKEREKSQLVIEVNVMRELKHKNIVRYIDRFLNKANQKLYILMEFCDAGDLSRNIQKCYKMFGKIEEHAIVDITRQLLHALAYCHNLKDGPNGERVLHRDLKPQNIFLSTGIRHIGKITAQANNLNNKPIAKIGDFGLSKNIGIESMAHSCVGTPYYWSPELLLHETKSYDDKSDMWALGCIIYELCSGKTPFHKANNFSQLISELKKGPELPIKGKSKELNFLIKNLLNLSAKERPSALQCLGYQIIKNVTHSAGNRRDNSCTELSNTNNCKSIEPKSYIASQNALINKRTNEHERPPSCVSRQVSNTLNKDNFKYNKESNINSHTINGKYINKDDKIKIYDIEKEKMQRELLEREKLERNRIEKETAKRKAMEIKILEKKQIEMERMERIERDKKDRLERERIERERIERERIERERVEKERVGRVERERLERERMQRIEKERIERLDREKMQQKIERAMMEKTRREKYFYKERETSNNSARVDSVKNGRTQPKNQTCSNNSYSRIKETYNHINNYKEYIYDNRKKSNYEDTYDKCDMNTYIKNNTGSGTLSNKNIHSYNGNGTRINNNYVASDCYSGYNNNNTISQYSNNCVDSVKFKNENNNKYQINMSKNAQNHSRYNEDIDPGYRTPPYEMNYNDNKTSNISNNISANINNNVSSNIGNNISSNGSNSITNNSSNIHINNYNSGERTCRSSRISNVYFNDNARRSVSAIPHVNNNINRRKSSIQMFEDESYNKHNADESRSYKNLEKDREYLLEKRKLLLEKEKEIYELIKHSNNYNYSNMQRYERCESIGKTNDTSRRNKSLTICMNDQAKRTSYNSKRENDSEENDYVMKNRNIYTLKNLVHNNGDDIYDRKLYSCR; the protein is encoded by the exons atgcCAAGTAAATATGACGATGGAGAAAATCGtttaaatgaatatgaagtaataaaaaagattGGAAATGGAAGGTTTGGTGAAGTATTTTTAGTGAAGCATAAGAGGACACAAGAGTTTTTTTGTTGGAAAGCTATATCATATAGAGGCTTAAAAGAGAGAGAAAAATCGCAATTGGTTATTGAAGTAAATGTAATGAGAGaattaaaacataaaaatattgttagATATATTGATAGgtttttaaataaagcaaatcaaaaattatatatattaatggaATTTTGTGATGCTGGTGATTTATCACgaaatattcaaaaatgttataaaatGTTTGGGAAAATAGAAGAACATGCTATTGTAGATATAACACGGCAATTATTGCATGCTCTAGCATATTGtcataatttaaaagatgGACCAAATGGAGAAAGAGTTTTGCATCGCGATTTAAAAccacaaaatatttttttatcaacaGGAATACGTCATATAGGAAAAATAACTGCGCAAGctaataatttaaacaaTAAACCTATTGCAAAAATTGGTGATTTTGGATTAAGCAAAAATATAGGTATAGAAAGTATGGCACATTCGTGCGTTGGCACTCCATACTATTGGTCCCCTGAGTTATTATTACATGAAACAAAAAGTTATGATGATAAAAGTGATATGTGGGCTCTGGggtgtattatatatgaattatgTTCAGGTAAAACGCCTTTTCACAAagcaaataatttttctcaGCTAATATCAGAGTTAAAGAAGGGGCCAGAATTACCAATAAAAGGTAAATCCaaagaattaaattttttaattaaaaatttgttaaatttaTCTGCAAAGGAAAGGCCTAGTGCTTTACAATGCTTAGGATAtcaaatcataaaaaatgttacaCATTCTGCTGGTAATAGGAGGGATAACAGTTGTACAGAATTAagtaatacaaataattgTAAATCTATAGAGCCAAAAAGTTATATTGCTTCTCAAAATgctttaataaataaaagaacAAATGAGCATGAACGACCGCCGAGTTGTGTGAGTAGGCAAGTTAGTAACACATTAAATAAggataattttaaatataataaagaatCCAATATTAACTCTCATACcataaatggaaaatatataaataaagatgataagataaagatatatgatattgaaaaagaaaaaatgcaaaGAGAATTATTAGAGAGAGAAAAATTAGAGAGAAATCGAATAGAGAAGGAAACTGCGAAAAGGAAGGctatggaaataaaaatattggaaaaaaaacagatcGAAATGGAAAGAATGGAAAGGATTGAACGCGATAAAAAAGATAGGTTAGAGAGGGAACGAATTGAGAGGGAACGAATTGAGAGAGAACGAATTGAGAGAGAAAGAGTCGAAAAGGAGCGTGTAGGAAGAGTGGAAAGAGAGCGGTTGGAACGGGAACGGATGCAAAGAATAGAAAAGGAAAGGATAGAGCGCCTTGATAGAGAAAAAATGCAACAGAAAATTGAACGGGCGATGATGGAAAAAACTAGaagagaaaaatatttttataaagaaaGGGAAACCAGTAATAATAGTGCTCGTGTTGATTCCGTTAAAAATGGAAGAACCCAACCAAAGAATCAAACATGTAGCAATAATAGTTATTCCAGAATTAAAGAAACatataatcatataaataattataaagaatacatatatgataatagaaaaaaaagtaattaTGAAGATACATATGATAAATGTGACAtgaatacatatataaaaaataatacaggAAGTGGGACGCTATCAAATAAGAATATACATAGTTATAATGGTAATGGCACTcgtattaataataattatgttgCTTCCGATTGCTACAGCggttataataataacaatactATAAGTCAATATAGTAATAATTGCGTAGATAGtgttaaatttaaaaatgagaataataataaatatcaaataaatatgtcaAAAAATGCACAAAATCATAGCCGATATAATGAAGATATCGATCCTGGTTATAGAACCCCCCCTTATGAAATgaattataatgataataaaacaagTAACATTAGCAATAATATCAGTGCTAATATCAACAATAATGTAAGCAGTAATATCGGCAATAATATAAGTAGTAATGGAAGCAATAGCATCACCAACAATAGTAgtaatattcatataaataattataatagcGGTGAAAGAACCTGCAGAAGTAGCAGAATAtcaaatgtatattttaatgataACGCTAGAAGAAGTGTTAGTGCTATACCCCATGTAAATAACAATATCAACAGACGTAAATCGAGTATACAAATGTTTGAAGATGAATCCTATAACAAGCACAATGCTGATGAAAGTAGAAGTTATAAAAACCTTGAAAAAGATAGAGAATATTTACTCGAAAAGAGAAAATTACTTTTGGAGAAAGAAAAGGAGATTTACGAACTAATTAAACatagtaataattataactATTCTAATATGCAGAGATATGAAAG gTGCGAAAGCATAGGGAAAACAAATGACACAAGCCGACGTAACAAAAGTTTAACAATTTGTATGAATGATCAAGCAAAAAGAACTTCTTATAATTCCAAAAGAGAGAATGATAGCGAAGAAAACGACTATGTTATGAAAAATCgaaatatttatacctTGAAAAATTTGGTTCATAACAACGGTgatgatatatatgatagaaaattatattcttGTAGATAA
- a CDS encoding leucine-rich repeat protein: MKIDHDLIKKKSEHNEGLMEDLEEISLHQLQIKKIEFINIHCRNLKILLLQNNLIEKIENLNQLKKLEYLNLALNNITIIENLEKCESLKKIDLTLNFIDIYTIEKSINNLKKNENLKELYLMGNPCSSWKHFKHFIIFHLEHLEVLDGCDILVSDKIKSKQTIAIILKSLEEEKNKNDPNKSEQYDSINNRKKIYEEIEEEEIKNEAKNQETNKKEKEILPVYTDDGHIRQCNEGHYKFMFDEYSSNKYTFLKVYLPKYLCNSLIEVDINVNYVRCLIKKKLFQIKLNDPILTDCSKICRKKYTGELSIKMKKKYYKKNTIFENEYIKDEQMYNSDATEVYLESLDSSSCSSDDSSISFFKNKKQTFKKKVNDNSIKYKLTDPNENKENFYIREKQTTYAQSIINQLPSLEKIPKPIS; encoded by the exons ATGAAAATTGATCACGacttaattaaaaaaaaaagtgaacATAATGAAGGTCTTATGGAGGATCTAGAAGAAATATCTTTGCATCAGCTGcagattaaaaaaatagaattCATTAATATTCATTGTAGAAACTTAAAGATATTACTGTtgcaaaataatttaatcgaaaaaattgaaaactTAAATCAGTTGAAAAAACtagaatatttaaatttggCTTTAAACAATATCACGattattgaaaatttgGAAAAATGTGAATCGTTAAAAAag ATCGATTTAACCTTAAACTTTATTGATATTTATACTATTGAAAAATCCATAAAtaatctaaaaaaaaatgaaaatctTAAGGAATTATATTTGATGGGAAACCCATGCTCTAGTTGGAAACATTTCAAacattttatcatatttcaTTTAGAGCATCTTGAAGTATTAGATGGTTGTGATATTTTAGTATCtgacaaaataaaatcgaaACAAACAATtgcaataatattaaaatctctagaagaagaaaaaaataaaaatgaccCAAATAAAAGTGAACAGTATGATTCAATTAATAataggaaaaaaatatatgaagaAATAGAGGAAGAAGAGATAAAAAATGAGGCAAAAAACCAGGAAACAAACAAAAAGGAAAAGGAAATTTTACCAGTATATACTGATGATGGACATATTCGCCAATGTAATGAAG GTCATTATAAATTCATGTTTGATGAGTATTCgagtaataaatatacatttttaaaagtataCTTACCAAAATATTTGTGTAATTCCTTAATTGAAGTtgatataaatgtaaattatgtaaggtgtttaataaaaaaaaagttatttcaaataaaattaaacgATCCAATTTTAACTGATTGTAGTAAAATATGccgaaaaaaatatactgGTGAGTTAAGcattaaaatgaaaaaaaaatattataaaaaaaatacaatttttgaAAACGAATATATCAAAGATGAACAAATGTATAATAGTGATGCTACTGAAGTCTATTTAGAGTCATTAGATAGTTCATCATGTTCTTCAGATGATTCATcgatttcattttttaaaaacaaaaaacaaacTTTTAAAAAGAAAGTAAATGATAATTCAATTAAATACAAGTTAACTGATccaaatgaaaataaagaaaatttttaCATTCGAGAAAAGCAAACTACATATGCTCAATCTATAATCAATCAATTACCATCTCTCGAAAAAATACCCAAACCAATCTCGTGA
- a CDS encoding RNA pseudouridylate synthase, putative, which produces MFPSVQLKKTVFLRLSKILSLSSVVSRNKAQELIRSGNVKVDNQIVKQNTVIDVNSKIEVNGCEINVDITTKLWGIYKPKNVFCNTDQNYIYEEKKLINKKKKHILLNDGNDKLQISSENMRKLIEENKLKGENNMMNNKTLIYKSDFYNTNKINRNDNTNIYRDMHFPNYTETRMNKRKIQDNEKNITISTNTSKLNVNLFDFIKKKNILYEEKNKIENYIPEHLIIVNSLDSDMEGIILLTNDGDFANKLKDINNNILTTYLIKTQEELTNEKIELLRKGCTIGGITIRPLELKIIKPNFLYKWIKLTYVEKSQTHLNLLFSKYNMTIRKCKRYSFGPYKSSDLSGNFLRPLKIHSTINHLIPRHEYKLALSHPTGNILMDCHQKCIKIKDYLNDSVIRG; this is translated from the exons ATGTTTCCCTCTGTTCAGCTGAAGAAAac tGTATTTTTAAGGCTTTCAAAGATATTATCTCTATCTTCAGTGGTGTCAAGAAACAAAGCCCAAGAATTGATAAGGAGTGGAAACGTTAAG GTGGATAATCAGATTGTTAAGCAAAATACTGTAATTGATGTAAACTCAAAAATAGAAGTGAATGGGTGTGAAATAAATGTAGATATAACGACAAAGTTATGGGGAATATATAAGCCGAAAAATGTGTTTTGTAATACAgatcaaaattatatatacgaagaaaaaaaattaataaataaaaaaaaaaaacatatattattaaatgatggaaatgataaattaCAAATAAGTTCTGAAAATATGAGAAAATTAATAgaggaaaataaattaaaaggaGAAAATAACATGATGAATAATAAGACATTAATTTACAAAAgtgatttttataatactaacaaaataaatcgAAATGATAACACTAATATATACCGAGATATGCATTTTCCAAATTATACAGAAACAAGAATGAACAAAAGAAAGATTCaagataatgaaaaaaatattacaattaGTACAAACACATCTAAACTTAATGTTAATCtttttgattttataaaaaaaaaaaatatattatatgaagaaaaaaataaaattgaaaattatataccAGAGCATTTAATTATTGTAAATAGTCTCGATTCTGATATGGAAggaataatattattaacaaatgATGGTGATTTTgcaaacaaattaaaagatataaataataatatattgacaacttatttaataaaaactCAAGAAGAATTAACTAATGAAAAAATCGAACTACTAAGAAAAGGTTGTACAATAGGTGGTATAACTATTCGTCCTttagaattaaaaataataaaaccaaattttttatataaatggaTTAAATTAACATATGTAGAAAAATCACAAACACATTTAAATCTacttttttcaaaatataatatgacTATAAGAAAGTGTAAAAGATATTCCTTTGGCCCATATAAATCTTCTGATTTATCAGGAAATTTTCTCAGACCATTAAAAATACACTCAACTATTAATCATCTTATACCAAGAcatgaatataaattagCTTTATCACACCCTACTGGTAACATCTTAATGGATTGTCAccaaaaatgtattaaaatCAAGGATTATTTAAACGATTCTGTTATACGAGGATAg
- a CDS encoding RNA pseudouridylate synthase, putative, producing the protein MSVVNGLIWKHRIYKLIPNKSFKRFCTDKCVDIKNEIITHSYKKTEYEQNINKYKQCKDYIDLKQKIYYDYLSKETPTLSISRGKQMNEYIINNENEYKNYENSKNDKKNVQENHVSNLYENIRMGYIEEYKKWSKIIKKKKKELEKNVDKDILSLNESKQGIEENINTKYCNNNNSNNANISEINAVQDEKIGYKHMVYIQNNDDEFIKCENEGNNKIEAGDNDILKKNSISSSLTEIYIDNSKYFNNEDYKIPNIIKLNQYCSYKGLCSSRFAYNNLKKGILKINDNIVYENVDISIGKDRVELTKVGKLLLKDRITIIVNKPKHYLSISPDNKLNNKKLLVRNLIRNENKYIEEEHKCMSYFIYKNINIEKVNNLYVCGRLDANSTGLLIYTQDSMASSYLLNKYKYEVEKEYIITTFNEINECHLKMLKDNLFVDGKLIYKCHIQYVDSFTLIFKLYQGFHKIIRKICLLSNIKIRSLHRTRIGKIHLNNLPLGKWRFLMPNESFF; encoded by the coding sequence ATGTCAGTTGTAAATGGACTGATATGGAAACATCGAATATACAAACTTATTCCTAATAAATCATTTAAACGATTTTGTACAGATAAATGTGTGGATATAAagaatgaaataataacacatagttacaaaaaaacggagtatgaacaaaatattaataaatataaacaatgtAAAGATTATATTgatttaaaacaaaaaatatattatgattatTTGTCAAAAGAAACCCCCACACTTAGTATTAGTAGGGGAAAACAAAtgaatgaatatataataaataatgagaatgagtataaaaattatgaaaatagtaaaaacgataaaaaaaatgtgcaaGAAAACCATGTAAGcaatttatatgaaaatattcgTATGGGATATATAGAggaatacaaaaaatggagtaaaattattaagaaaaagaaaaaagagTTAGAAAAAAACGTTGATAAAGATATTTTAAGTTTGAATGAGTCAAAGCAAGGtatagaagaaaatatCAATACCAAatattgtaataataataatagtaataatgcGAATATAAGCGAAATAAACGCGGTAcaagatgaaaaaataggatataaacatatggtatatatacaaaacaATGATGAcgaatttataaaatgtgaaaatgAAGGAAATAATAAGATAGAAGCGGGGGACAAtgatattttgaaaaaaaattcaatatCAAGCAGTTTGACTgagatatatatagataacagtaaatatttcaataatgaagattataaaattccgaatataattaaattaaatcaaTACTGTTCTTATAAAGGCTTATGTAGTTCGAGATTTGCTTATAATAACTTAAAAAAAggtattttaaaaattaatgataatattgtaTACGAAAATGTAGACATTTCAATAGGTAAAGATCGTGTCGAGTTAACAAAAGTTGGTAAACTTTTACTAAAAGATAGAATAACAATTATTGTAAATAAGCCTAAACATTATTTATCAATTTCACCAGATAATAaattgaataataaaaaacttCTTGTAAGAAATTTAATAAggaatgaaaataaatatattgaagAAGAACATAAATGTATgagttattttatttataaaaatataaatatagaaaaggtaaataatttatatgtatgtgGTCGATTAGATGCTAATTCAACCGGATTACTAATTTATACACAAGATTCTATGGCAAGTAGCtatttgttaaataaatataaatacgAAGTTGAAAaggaatatattattacaacatttaatgaaataaatgaatgtcatttaaaaatgttaaaagaTAATTTGTTTGTTGACggtaaattaatatataaatgtcaTATACAATATGTAGATAGTTTTACTCTTATATTTAAACTATATCAAGgttttcataaaataattagaaaaatatgtttattgtcaaatattaaaatacgATCATTACACAGGACACGTATAGGGAAAATACACCTCAACAATTTACCTCTTGGAAAATGGAGATTTCTTATGCCTAACgaatcttttttttaa
- a CDS encoding elongator complex protein 3, putative: MDVRDDKLMEDNNKMENNKLYNDYDINNLKNEMNENRDEENLNKNSSYIDDILNESSDGENIKDGKKGEKLDNENFFYINDVLKLNYPLEYEENKIYPKVYCYEPQNFEKFKKKLKNKNELRHYECYSSTMNEFFYKYNENYYDGILKNESFKKFAEELWSNRSNIKNETEYNELCIQLRKKYKVSPSKHQIGVALQHYYLKSLKSNNGENNGDNDIINYNKNSGNVDDNNPNCSEKGSNTSDVSNQNNVDFDDATVEDNMNNEAMKKKQKKVKILEKTENDKENTSEYDDNEFVINKKGKDVKFTFENVNKMIIAKEMTNYKDLDKESVNFLQINKRKGVRSNSGVLVVTIITHPHKFSCKYDCHYCPNEPNQPRSYLSTEPAILRANQNNFDVICQFFNRTTTLVNNGHVADKIEVLVLGGTWSCYDVEYQHEFIRDIYYAANIYPILKNRRKKLSLKEEQEINEKSNCRIIGLTLETRPDQINKDELLRLRYYGCTRVQLGIQHVDDYILKKVNRQCTLNDCIRAIYLLKENGFKVDIHLMPDLPYSNVQKDIEMFKYVLMSTDLQADQWKIYPCEITPFTKIEKWYNNNEFKPYFENDKNLLISVILLVKKSIHPWIRLNRVIRDIPNPSIIAGNNITNMRQLIATEMNIRNIYCQCIRCKEIKNQELEKKNDSIFLKIYKYPTLGGDEFFITFQGKKLIKQHGKSKKAKKKQQKEQKKKKNKQEKQKRNNLTECLTQKKNIENIDNNDTCETDDFIGNLYNQSNEEKINNTENNINFLKNIPKTAPKNVHQNNYQNKYEKEEKNNEEEEYDNAHSLLGFLRLRLRKENDYCKDRPFKCLENAALIRELHVYGSLLKHDDFKDELNFIQHKGLGKCLVLVAEIIAYSYEYKKMAIIAGVGTREYYKKLGYVKEETYMTKILNTKDMYKNYLLNINRIKENIIIYNYNLKHCLYLMHKEIPDISKYKRSEIQNLNEYINENIIQLGINDYMAYKNESTISTINVKKVLCINKCNIISMFINTFNKIYKNIYFSKNRLLFNAYTVMFFSATFFISMRLLKNRHHANM; the protein is encoded by the coding sequence ATGGATGTTAGGGATGATAAATTGATGGAagataataacaaaatggaaaataataaattatataatgattacgatattaataatttaaaaaatgagatGAACGAAAATCGtgatgaagaaaatttaaataaaaacagcTCATATATTGATGATATACTTAACGAATCAAGTGATggtgaaaatataaaagatggaaaaaaaggagaaaagttggataatgaaaattttttttatataaatgatgtTTTAAAACTAAACTATCCATTGgaatatgaagaaaataaaatataccCTAAAGTATATTGTTATGAACCACagaattttgaaaaatttaagaaaaaattaaaaaataaaaacgaaCTGAGACATTATGAATGCTATTCTTCTACAATGAATgagtttttttataagtataatgaaaattattatgatggtattttgaaaaacgaatcctttaaaaaatttgcaGAAGAATTGTGGTCAAATAGAtccaatataaaaaatgaaacagAATATAATGAGTTATGTATTCAACTacgtaaaaaatataaagtcAGTCCTTCGAAGCATCAAATTGGTGTTGCTTTAcaacattattatttgaaatcATTGAAAAGTAATAATGGGGAAAATAATGGAGACaatgatataattaattataacaaaaatagtGGAAATGTAGATGATAATAATCCCAATTGCTCTGAAAAAGGATCCAATACATCGGATGTTTCAAATCAAAACAACGTAGATTTTGATGACGCGACGGTGGAagataatatgaataatgaagcaatgaaaaaaaaacaaaaaaaagtaaaaatacTTGAAAAAactgaaaatgataaagaaaatactAGCGAGTATGATGATAACGAATTtgttataaacaaaaaggGGAAGGATGTAAAGTTCACTTTTGAAAATGTTaacaaaatgataattGCAAAAGAAATGacaaattataaagatTTAGATAAAGAAAgtgtaaattttttacaaataaataaaagaaagGGAGTACGATCCAATAGTGGTGTTTTAGTTGTTACTATAATTACTCACCCCCATAAATTTAGTTGCAAATATGATTGTCATTATTGCCCAAATGAACCGAATCAACCTCGATCTTATTTATCAACTGAACCAGCTATATTAAGAGCgaatcaaaataattttgatgtAATATGCCAATTTTTTAACAGAACTACAACATTAGTAAATAATGGGCATGTTGCTGATAAAATAGAAGTGTTAGTATTGGGCGGTACATGGAGTTGTTATGATGTAGAATATCAGCATGAGTTTATTCgggatatatattatgctgctaatatatatccaatattaaaaaatcggagaaaaaaattaagttTAAAAGAAGAGcaagaaataaatgaaaaaagcAATTGTAGAATTATTGGATTAACATTAGAAACACGTCCAGATCAGATTAATAAAGATGAATTACTAAGACTAAGGTATTATGGATGTACTAGAGTTCAATTAGGTATACAACATGTTGATGactatattttaaaaaaagttaacCGCCAATGTACATTAAATGATTGTATAAGggcaatatatttattaaaagaaaacgGGTTTAAAGTAGATATACATTTAATGCCTGATTTGCCATATTCAAATGTGCAAAAAGATATTGAAATgtttaaatatgtattaatgTCAACAGATTTACAAGCTGATcaatggaaaatatatccaTGTGAAATTACCCCATTTActaaaatagaaaaatggtataacaataatgaatttaagccatattttgaaaatgataaaaatttattaattagtGTAATACTTCTAGTTAAAAAATCAATACATCCATGGATACGACTAAATAGAGTTATTAGAGATATTCCCAACCCATCTATTATTGCTGGGAATAACATTACAAACATGAGGCAATTAATAGCAACTGAAATGaatataagaaatatttacTGCCAATGTATTAGAtgtaaagaaataaaaaatcaagaacttgaaaaaaaaaatgattcaatttttttaaaaatatataaatatccaACTTTAGGAGGAgatgaattttttataacatttcAGGGTAAGAAACTGATAAAACAACATGGAAAAAGTAAAAaggcaaaaaaaaaacaacaaaaagaacaaaaaaaaaaaaaaaataagcaggaaaaacaaaaaaggAATAATTTGACAGAATGTTTgactcaaaaaaaaaatatcgaaaatatagataacAATGATACTTGTGAAACAGATGATTTCATTGGAAATTTATACAATCAATCAAATGaagagaaaataaataatactgaaaataatataaattttttaaaaaatattccaaAAACTGCCCCAAAAAATGTGCATCAAAACAATTaccaaaataaatatgaaaaggaagaaaaaaataatgaggAGGAGGAATATGATAATGCCCACTCTTTGTTAGGATTTTTGAGACTTCGATtaagaaaagaaaatgattaTTGTAAAGATAGGCCATTTAAATGTTTAGAAAACGCAGCATTGATTAGAGAATTACATGTATATGGGTCTTTATTAAAACATGACGATTTTAAAGatgaattaaattttatacaGCATAAAGGATTAGGAAAATGTTTAGTTTTAGTTGCTGAAATTATCGCTTATtcatatgaatataaaaaaatggctATCATTGCAGGAGTTGGCACAAGggaatattataaaaaattgggATATGTTAAAGAAGAAACTTATatgacaaaaatattaaatacgaaagatatgtataaaaattatttattaaatataaacagaattaaagaaaatataattatttataattataactTAAAACATTGCCTTTATTTAATGCATAAAGAGATACCCgatatatcaaaatataaacgaAGTGAAATTCAAAActtaaatgaatatattaacgAAAACATAATACAATTAGGAATAAATGATTATATggcatataaaaatgaatcaaCTATATCTACAataaatgtgaaaaaagtcctatgtattaataaatgtaatatTATAAGTATGTTTATAAAcacatttaataaaatttataaaaatatatactttaGTAAAAATAGGCTCCTTTTTAATGCTTATACTGTAATGTTTTTTAGTgctacattttttatttcgatgcgacttttaaaaaatcgaCATCATGCAAATATGTAA